A DNA window from Shewanella baltica contains the following coding sequences:
- a CDS encoding alanine/glycine:cation symporter family protein has protein sequence MLETIVNFLNALLWGKLLVYGLVGAGLYFTIRLAFIQLTYFKHSIKVMTMSRQGCDSGLSSFQVFCTSMAARVGAGNMAGVAVAIGAAGPGAVFWMWLIAILGMATAMVESTLAQVYKVRDHNGQFRGGPSYYMEKGLGQRWMGILFAVFLIIAFGLVFNAVQANTITGAMERVFGFNPTYVGIGLVIASGFVIVGGLRKVARVSEFIVPIMALAYILVAFIIVIFNLDQLPAIISLIVKSAFGWQEAAAGGVAYTVAQAMQAGIARGLFSNEAGMGSAANVAASASPNPNHPASQGFVQMMGVFADTIVICTATAAIILLSGDVGSSDDGIRLTINAMSSHVGDWGGAFIAVAIFLFCFTSIIANYSYAETNVMFLMGNSTKLLPLFRLCVLGMVMFGAVAKISLVWNLADVSMGLMATVNIIALLLLSGLAIRVINDYREQVKAGKTPEFDRSKFPELLDQLDDDIWQDASLKPVKKP, from the coding sequence ATGTTAGAAACCATAGTTAATTTTTTGAATGCGCTACTTTGGGGTAAGTTGTTAGTATATGGACTGGTAGGAGCTGGTCTTTATTTTACCATTAGACTTGCCTTTATCCAGTTAACCTACTTTAAACATTCCATCAAAGTCATGACCATGAGTCGCCAAGGTTGCGATAGCGGTCTTTCATCATTTCAAGTCTTTTGTACCAGTATGGCGGCCCGTGTTGGTGCCGGTAATATGGCCGGTGTTGCAGTCGCTATTGGTGCTGCAGGTCCTGGTGCGGTATTTTGGATGTGGCTTATCGCTATCTTAGGTATGGCTACCGCTATGGTTGAATCAACCTTAGCGCAGGTTTACAAAGTGCGAGATCATAACGGTCAGTTCCGCGGCGGTCCTTCCTATTATATGGAAAAAGGCTTGGGTCAGCGATGGATGGGCATTTTGTTTGCTGTCTTTCTGATCATTGCCTTTGGTCTGGTATTCAACGCGGTACAAGCGAATACGATTACCGGAGCGATGGAGCGAGTATTTGGATTTAATCCTACTTATGTCGGGATTGGATTGGTGATTGCCAGTGGATTTGTGATTGTCGGTGGTCTGCGTAAAGTCGCACGAGTCTCTGAATTTATCGTCCCTATCATGGCATTAGCCTATATTCTCGTTGCCTTCATTATCGTTATTTTCAACCTAGATCAACTGCCTGCAATTATTAGCTTAATTGTGAAGAGTGCTTTTGGTTGGCAAGAGGCGGCTGCTGGCGGCGTGGCTTATACCGTCGCGCAGGCTATGCAAGCGGGTATTGCACGCGGACTCTTCTCAAATGAAGCGGGTATGGGCAGTGCGGCGAATGTCGCGGCAAGTGCATCGCCTAATCCGAACCATCCGGCATCCCAAGGTTTTGTACAGATGATGGGGGTATTTGCGGATACTATCGTTATCTGTACTGCAACGGCTGCAATTATCCTGCTATCAGGGGATGTGGGTTCGAGTGACGATGGCATTCGTTTAACTATCAATGCCATGTCATCCCATGTCGGAGACTGGGGCGGTGCGTTTATTGCAGTGGCGATTTTCTTATTCTGCTTTACATCCATCATAGCCAATTACTCTTACGCTGAAACAAACGTGATGTTTTTAATGGGTAACAGTACCAAATTACTGCCTTTGTTCCGTTTGTGTGTATTGGGCATGGTAATGTTTGGTGCCGTGGCGAAGATAAGTCTAGTGTGGAACTTAGCCGACGTTTCTATGGGATTGATGGCGACAGTGAACATTATTGCGCTCTTACTGTTGTCAGGTTTGGCCATTCGCGTCATCAATGATTATCGCGAACAGGTTAAAGCGGGTAAGACGCCAGAGTTTGACCGCAGTAAGTTTCCAGAATTGTTGGATCAACTCGATGATGACATTTGGCAAGATGCCAGTCTCAAGCCGGTTAAAAAGCCTTAG
- a CDS encoding phosphoketolase family protein, with translation MTQIHEINALKKYVRATNFLATSQIYLKQNVLHKRPLAHTDIKPRLLGHWGTCPGINFVYANINRLIVKHNRSFIYLVGPGHGFPAVQANLFMEGSLSHFYPETIPYNETGIEDICKKFSAAYGYPSHANPEAPGQILEGGELGYSLSVGWGAVLDNPDLIATVLIGDGEAETGPLAASWYANRLVSPATSGAVLPIVHINGYKISGPTRMGRMSHEELDLEFRGLGYFPIIVDNELEEDIYVQMTNAMDTAYAMINEIQRRARSGEDVVKPKWPVILMRTAKGWTGVSEYKGKKLEGNCESHQVIVNKCATDKGHLDALDNWLASYHFQELYQMNDKGELIFDADICSLIPPKQLACGRQHLTYGGEVVRALTNPDLEKLSYGPEVPRGHRGYSMLKMGEWMRDAFKLNRDQRNLRIFSPDETYSNQLQAVFEETDRAWQWPIESWDEDMSREGRVIELLSENLLFGMLHGYTVTGRHGMFPTYESFSQVISSMADQYCKYVYASQGVHFRKPLPSCNVVLSSLLERQDHNGYSHQNPSFLGAMLEKHPKIISAYLPADANSTLVYTERAYADRDKLNILVAGKKELPQWLSLEEARKQAKDGVMVWDFASDENPDIVLAGCGDYVTQECMASLVLIRELLPRVKIRFVSVTELSSDGLGSRKFKEKPWLMDEIFTQDKGVVFNYHGYPNTIKKLIFDYKGSRRFRIKGYEEEGSTTTPFDMGVRNGTSRYHLVIDMAYKLFQQGVIDETMHVSITTDMLQRLVDHRNYIKANGVDPIEIENWIWTR, from the coding sequence ATGACACAAATACATGAAATCAATGCTCTGAAAAAATATGTCAGAGCGACTAACTTTCTCGCGACCTCGCAGATTTATCTCAAACAAAACGTCTTACATAAACGTCCACTTGCCCATACAGATATCAAACCACGTTTACTTGGCCACTGGGGTACCTGCCCCGGCATTAACTTTGTTTATGCCAACATTAACCGATTGATAGTGAAACATAATCGCTCGTTCATCTATTTAGTTGGTCCAGGCCATGGTTTCCCAGCAGTACAAGCTAACTTATTCATGGAAGGTTCATTAAGCCATTTCTATCCAGAAACGATCCCCTACAATGAAACGGGTATCGAAGATATTTGTAAGAAGTTTTCCGCCGCTTATGGCTACCCTTCTCATGCAAACCCAGAAGCTCCAGGACAAATTCTTGAAGGTGGCGAACTAGGCTACTCACTTTCTGTAGGCTGGGGTGCAGTACTCGATAATCCAGATCTGATCGCCACTGTCTTAATTGGTGACGGTGAAGCAGAAACCGGACCATTAGCAGCATCTTGGTACGCAAACCGTCTAGTCTCTCCTGCGACAAGTGGTGCAGTATTACCGATTGTGCATATCAATGGCTATAAAATTTCAGGCCCTACCCGCATGGGACGCATGAGTCATGAAGAACTGGATCTTGAATTCCGTGGTCTTGGCTACTTCCCAATTATCGTTGATAACGAATTAGAAGAAGATATCTATGTGCAGATGACGAATGCCATGGATACCGCTTATGCCATGATCAATGAAATCCAACGTCGTGCCCGTAGCGGTGAAGATGTGGTTAAGCCTAAATGGCCAGTGATTTTAATGCGCACTGCCAAAGGTTGGACGGGTGTCAGTGAGTATAAAGGTAAGAAATTAGAAGGTAACTGCGAATCACACCAAGTGATCGTCAATAAATGTGCCACAGATAAAGGTCATCTGGATGCACTTGACAATTGGCTTGCCAGTTACCACTTCCAAGAACTTTACCAAATGAATGATAAAGGCGAGCTGATTTTTGATGCAGACATTTGCTCATTAATTCCACCTAAGCAACTTGCCTGTGGTCGTCAACATCTCACCTATGGTGGTGAAGTAGTTAGAGCGTTAACGAACCCTGATCTTGAAAAACTCAGCTACGGCCCAGAAGTACCACGTGGTCACCGTGGTTATTCCATGCTGAAAATGGGTGAATGGATGCGTGATGCATTCAAGTTAAACCGCGATCAACGCAATCTACGTATTTTCAGCCCTGACGAAACCTATTCAAATCAACTACAAGCCGTATTTGAAGAAACCGATCGTGCATGGCAATGGCCAATTGAGAGCTGGGATGAAGACATGTCCCGCGAAGGACGAGTGATTGAGCTCCTTTCTGAAAACTTGCTCTTTGGTATGTTGCACGGCTACACAGTAACAGGCCGCCACGGCATGTTCCCAACCTATGAGTCATTCTCACAAGTGATCTCATCGATGGCCGACCAATACTGTAAATACGTCTATGCAAGCCAAGGCGTGCATTTCCGTAAGCCACTGCCTTCATGTAACGTCGTATTATCTTCGCTGCTTGAACGCCAAGACCATAATGGCTACTCGCATCAAAACCCGTCTTTCCTTGGGGCTATGCTAGAGAAGCATCCAAAAATTATCTCTGCTTATTTACCAGCAGATGCTAACAGCACCTTGGTTTATACCGAACGGGCTTACGCCGACCGCGACAAACTCAATATTCTTGTTGCTGGTAAGAAAGAGTTACCACAATGGTTGAGCTTGGAAGAAGCGCGTAAACAAGCAAAAGATGGCGTGATGGTGTGGGATTTCGCCTCTGATGAGAATCCAGATATTGTGCTGGCAGGTTGTGGTGATTACGTCACTCAAGAGTGTATGGCTTCATTAGTATTGATCAGAGAACTCCTTCCAAGAGTCAAAATTCGCTTCGTTAGCGTCACCGAATTAAGCAGTGATGGCTTAGGAAGCCGCAAATTTAAAGAAAAACCTTGGTTAATGGACGAAATATTTACCCAAGATAAAGGCGTGGTATTCAACTACCATGGTTACCCAAATACGATTAAAAAGTTAATATTTGATTACAAAGGCAGCCGTCGCTTCAGAATTAAAGGCTATGAAGAAGAAGGTTCAACAACCACTCCATTCGATATGGGCGTTCGTAACGGCACATCACGTTATCACCTAGTGATTGATATGGCTTACAAACTGTTCCAACAGGGCGTTATTGATGAAACTATGCACGTTTCTATAACCACTGACATGCTGCAAAGACTAGTTGACCACCGCAACTACATTAAAGCGAATGGTGTCGACCCAATAGAAATTGAAAATTGGATATGGACACGTTAA
- a CDS encoding OmpA family protein has translation MELENMMNHKLKFVLLASLLPFTVSAAQELTPWYVGAGLGVNNYEHIATQNGQDDPYAWDVFAGYMFNDYFGAEIGFRDLGNADWTNGATSNDAGVKGSTLGLVGIWPLANRWSLSAEAGAMYYSLENSQNNGITSSKYSTNDFAPYLGAGVGYNFTDNLKLQAKYRRYENLNDDYNIVEADSNYWGLELSYRFGSPAAAAPVAAAVIAAAPVDSDNDGVYDDKDQCPATPVTHKVDSVGCTIYENVKNKEDVGSIQFANDSAVVKKVFYKDIERLANYLNKNPEFTVEIAGHASNVGKPEYNMVLSDKRADAVAQILVEKYGISQSRVTSNGYGVTQPLVAGDSKEAYAANRRIEAIVTTTTKQPVLK, from the coding sequence ATGGAATTGGAGAACATGATGAATCATAAATTAAAATTTGTACTGCTTGCATCGCTATTACCTTTCACTGTATCTGCGGCTCAAGAACTGACTCCTTGGTATGTTGGCGCAGGTTTAGGCGTTAACAACTATGAACATATCGCGACCCAGAATGGTCAAGATGACCCATATGCATGGGATGTATTCGCAGGCTATATGTTCAATGATTACTTCGGCGCTGAAATCGGCTTCCGTGATTTAGGTAATGCAGATTGGACTAATGGGGCCACCAGTAATGATGCTGGCGTTAAAGGTTCAACGCTAGGCTTAGTAGGTATTTGGCCTCTAGCTAATCGTTGGAGCTTATCAGCCGAAGCGGGTGCTATGTATTATTCACTTGAGAACAGCCAAAATAATGGCATTACATCAAGCAAATACAGTACAAACGACTTTGCTCCATACTTAGGTGCAGGTGTTGGTTACAACTTCACTGATAACCTGAAGTTACAAGCTAAATATCGTCGTTATGAAAACCTAAATGACGATTACAACATCGTTGAAGCTGATAGCAACTACTGGGGTCTTGAACTGAGCTACCGTTTCGGTTCACCAGCAGCTGCAGCACCTGTTGCAGCAGCGGTTATCGCAGCAGCACCTGTTGACTCAGACAACGATGGTGTTTATGACGACAAAGATCAATGTCCAGCCACACCAGTAACGCATAAAGTTGACTCTGTTGGCTGTACCATTTACGAAAACGTAAAAAATAAAGAAGACGTGGGTTCAATTCAGTTTGCTAACGATTCTGCTGTAGTTAAAAAAGTTTTCTACAAAGATATCGAAAGACTAGCTAACTACCTGAACAAGAACCCAGAGTTCACAGTTGAAATCGCTGGCCACGCCTCTAACGTAGGTAAACCAGAGTACAACATGGTGCTGTCTGACAAACGTGCTGACGCAGTTGCCCAAATTCTTGTTGAGAAATACGGTATCAGCCAAAGCCGCGTAACTTCTAACGGTTACGGTGTTACTCAGCCATTGGTTGCTGGTGACTCGAAAGAAGCTTACGCAGCGAACCGTCGTATCGAAGCCATTGTAACGACTACGACTAAACAACCTGTTCTTAAGTAA
- the tal gene encoding transaldolase has translation MANTLEQLKLYTTIVADTGDIEAIKRYQPEDATTNPSLILKAAQIPEYESLIDNAIDWAKSQSDDLAQQLDDASDKLAVNIGVEILKLVPGRISTEVDARLSFDKEQSIAKAHKLVRLYKEAGVDKSRILIKLASTWEGICAARELEKEGINCNLTLLFSFAQARACAEAGAYLISPFVGRILDWYKKDTGKDYDAVNDPGVISVTEIYNYYKQHGFNTVVMGASFRNIGEIIELAGCDRLTIGPSLLEELANSQVDITPKLVAATSTVAAEAPLTEAQFRWDFNQDPMAVDKLAEGIRNFAIDQGKLEVMLTAKLAN, from the coding sequence ATGGCCAATACATTAGAGCAACTCAAGTTATATACCACTATCGTCGCTGACACAGGCGACATCGAAGCGATTAAACGCTACCAACCTGAAGATGCGACAACCAATCCATCGCTCATCTTGAAAGCGGCTCAAATTCCTGAATACGAATCCCTCATTGATAACGCTATCGACTGGGCAAAATCACAAAGTGACGATCTCGCGCAGCAACTTGATGATGCCAGCGACAAGCTCGCCGTTAATATCGGTGTAGAAATACTGAAACTCGTTCCTGGTCGTATCTCTACTGAAGTCGATGCCCGTTTATCATTCGATAAAGAACAATCAATCGCTAAAGCCCATAAGCTGGTTCGCCTCTACAAAGAAGCGGGCGTTGATAAGTCACGTATTCTGATCAAACTCGCTTCAACTTGGGAAGGCATTTGTGCAGCTAGAGAGCTGGAGAAAGAAGGCATCAACTGTAACTTAACCCTACTATTTAGCTTTGCCCAAGCACGTGCTTGTGCCGAAGCGGGTGCTTATCTGATTTCGCCTTTTGTTGGCCGCATTCTTGATTGGTACAAAAAAGATACAGGTAAAGACTACGATGCCGTAAATGACCCAGGTGTCATTTCTGTTACCGAAATCTATAATTATTACAAACAGCATGGTTTTAATACTGTCGTTATGGGTGCAAGTTTCCGTAATATCGGTGAAATCATCGAACTAGCAGGCTGCGATCGTCTCACAATTGGCCCTTCTCTGTTAGAAGAACTGGCTAATTCGCAAGTCGACATTACCCCTAAACTGGTTGCAGCAACCAGCACTGTTGCTGCCGAAGCCCCATTGACAGAAGCGCAATTCCGTTGGGACTTTAACCAAGATCCAATGGCTGTAGATAAGCTTGCGGAAGGTATTCGAAACTTTGCCATAGACCAAGGCAAACTCGAAGTGATGCTCACGGCTAAGCTCGCAAACTAA
- the pgi gene encoding glucose-6-phosphate isomerase: protein MTLLTQSSTWQALSAHSKNVPHMRELFATDAARFNKMSLSACGLLLDYSKNRATAETLDLLFTLASNSQLEAKIKAMFAGEIINTTEKRAVLHTALRSTAEQSIIAEGQDIVPEVQQTLNKMQGFVSSVTSGQWKGYTGKAITDIVSIGIGGSFLGPKIVSQALRPYWNPELKCHFVANVDGTSISEKLKLLDPETTLFIMSSKSFGTQETLTNTLTAREWFLAKGGLQSDVAKHFVAVTSNVAKATDFGIDADNIFPMWDWVGGRYSLWSAIGLPIALLIGMDNFRALLSGAHQMDEHFANAPLTENMPVIMGLLSLWYGNFFNAQSHVVLTYDHYLRGLPAYFQQLDMESNGKSVTLNGTDVDYSTGPVIWGGEGTNGQHAYHQLLHQGTALIPADFIMPLQSHNPIGEHHDQLASNCFGQTQALMQGRTFDEALAELANSALPAAEKQLIAKHKVMPGNKPSNTLLMDKLTPSTLGALIALYEHRTFVQGAIWDINSFDQWGVELGKDLGNDVLTRIGASQDCDALDASSNALINLYRQGKI from the coding sequence ATGACACTCTTGACCCAAAGCTCAACATGGCAAGCTTTATCAGCACACAGTAAAAATGTGCCGCATATGCGGGAATTGTTTGCCACTGACGCGGCACGTTTCAATAAAATGTCGCTATCTGCCTGTGGTTTATTACTGGATTACTCTAAAAACAGAGCAACGGCGGAAACGCTTGATCTGTTATTTACGTTGGCAAGCAATAGTCAACTTGAAGCAAAAATCAAAGCGATGTTTGCTGGTGAGATCATTAACACCACCGAGAAGCGCGCCGTTCTGCACACAGCGCTGCGTAGCACTGCGGAGCAGTCGATTATTGCCGAGGGTCAAGACATCGTTCCTGAAGTTCAACAAACTCTGAATAAAATGCAAGGGTTTGTGAGCTCAGTGACGTCGGGTCAATGGAAAGGTTACACAGGTAAAGCGATAACCGATATTGTCAGTATCGGTATCGGTGGATCTTTCCTTGGTCCAAAAATTGTCTCTCAGGCGCTGCGCCCGTATTGGAACCCAGAGTTGAAATGTCACTTTGTGGCAAACGTCGACGGTACTTCAATCAGTGAGAAGCTGAAATTACTGGATCCTGAAACGACTCTGTTCATCATGTCGTCCAAGTCTTTTGGAACACAGGAAACCTTAACCAATACACTCACTGCTAGAGAATGGTTCTTAGCAAAAGGCGGTTTGCAGTCGGATGTGGCAAAACACTTTGTCGCAGTGACGTCAAACGTCGCTAAAGCGACTGATTTTGGTATTGATGCAGACAACATTTTCCCAATGTGGGATTGGGTTGGCGGTCGTTACTCACTCTGGTCAGCGATTGGTTTACCGATAGCACTCTTGATTGGCATGGATAACTTCAGAGCCTTGCTCTCAGGTGCGCACCAAATGGATGAGCATTTCGCCAATGCGCCGCTGACAGAAAATATGCCAGTGATCATGGGCTTATTATCCCTATGGTACGGTAACTTCTTCAATGCTCAGTCCCATGTTGTACTGACATACGATCATTATCTGCGTGGTCTACCCGCTTACTTCCAGCAGCTCGATATGGAAAGTAACGGTAAGTCTGTCACCTTAAACGGGACGGATGTTGACTACAGTACAGGTCCGGTGATTTGGGGTGGCGAAGGTACTAATGGCCAACATGCCTACCACCAGCTGTTGCATCAAGGTACTGCACTGATCCCTGCCGATTTTATTATGCCACTGCAAAGTCATAATCCTATCGGTGAGCACCACGACCAATTAGCGTCAAACTGCTTTGGCCAGACTCAAGCCTTAATGCAAGGTCGTACTTTTGATGAAGCCTTAGCCGAACTCGCTAATAGCGCATTACCTGCGGCTGAAAAGCAGTTGATCGCAAAACATAAAGTGATGCCAGGTAACAAGCCGAGCAACACCTTACTCATGGATAAGCTCACGCCGAGTACCTTAGGTGCTTTGATTGCCCTGTATGAACACAGAACCTTCGTTCAAGGTGCAATTTGGGACATTAACTCCTTCGATCAATGGGGTGTAGAACTCGGTAAGGATCTGGGTAACGATGTGTTAACACGCATAGGTGCAAGCCAGGATTGTGATGCCTTAGATGCCTCAAGTAACGCATTGATTAACCTTTATCGACAAGGCAAAATCTAA
- a CDS encoding DUF3545 family protein, with amino-acid sequence MDRLDYGCALDEVVERPDRSRGSNKKRKWREIEALKDKHRLLKELQEIDNNFNYDIDAIQL; translated from the coding sequence ATGGATCGTTTAGATTATGGTTGTGCGCTAGATGAAGTCGTTGAAAGACCCGATCGTTCGCGAGGCTCCAATAAAAAGCGTAAATGGCGTGAGATCGAAGCGTTGAAAGATAAGCATCGTTTGCTCAAAGAACTCCAAGAAATCGATAATAACTTTAACTACGACATTGATGCCATCCAGTTGTAA
- a CDS encoding hemerythrin domain-containing protein yields MLKRLMHDHKHIAVLLNVLKNKQMKLSEGESINFIVVRDIVEYMQGYAERCHHPVEDIIYAYYLAHKANDSIDKLSAEHELVIQASAALMTTLNLILSDIVVAREKLIVDFADYVALQERHMQMEEREIFPLLAKTLTEQDWQLIESECQKSLIDDPLFLDREQKEFEDLRAYLTMAD; encoded by the coding sequence ATGCTTAAAAGACTCATGCATGATCATAAACATATAGCTGTATTGCTAAATGTTTTAAAAAACAAGCAGATGAAGCTGTCAGAAGGTGAGTCAATCAACTTCATCGTGGTACGCGATATCGTTGAATATATGCAAGGATATGCTGAGCGTTGCCATCATCCGGTTGAAGACATTATTTATGCCTACTATCTTGCACATAAAGCTAATGACAGTATCGATAAGTTGAGTGCCGAACACGAGTTAGTGATCCAAGCCTCAGCGGCTTTGATGACGACGTTGAATCTGATCCTCAGTGATATTGTGGTTGCCCGTGAGAAACTGATTGTTGATTTTGCAGATTATGTCGCATTACAAGAGCGGCATATGCAAATGGAGGAGCGGGAAATATTCCCGTTATTGGCCAAAACCTTGACTGAACAAGATTGGCAACTGATTGAGTCTGAGTGTCAGAAATCCTTGATTGATGATCCTTTATTCTTAGATCGCGAGCAGAAAGAATTTGAGGATTTGCGGGCTTATCTAACAATGGCTGACTAG
- a CDS encoding sigma-70 family RNA polymerase sigma factor — MALAIPQLPTHEHSDEQLMLCYAKGDSKAFEQLYLKHKGALYRYFVRQLGDKQLAEDLYQETWGRVIRAAANYEASAKFTTWLYRIAHNLLIDHVRAVKPVDLVATDEDETGLDTFVAGEQDKPDVQWQEAQKSLLLKTCIALLPQVQKEAFILNIEMGFTAAIISDIAGVTLEATKSRIRYAYQSLKDCVSAKWQEAGHE; from the coding sequence GTGGCATTAGCAATACCGCAATTACCAACCCATGAGCACTCAGATGAGCAATTGATGTTGTGCTATGCCAAGGGCGATTCAAAAGCATTTGAGCAGTTATACCTGAAGCACAAAGGCGCGCTTTATCGCTACTTTGTGCGCCAGTTAGGTGATAAGCAGTTAGCTGAGGATTTATATCAAGAAACATGGGGACGGGTGATCCGCGCAGCGGCTAACTACGAGGCCAGTGCTAAGTTTACTACTTGGCTATATCGTATCGCCCATAACTTATTGATTGATCATGTGCGAGCGGTAAAACCCGTCGATTTAGTCGCCACTGATGAGGACGAAACTGGACTCGATACTTTTGTGGCAGGTGAGCAAGATAAGCCCGACGTGCAGTGGCAAGAAGCGCAAAAGAGTTTATTGCTAAAGACCTGCATCGCACTGTTACCCCAAGTCCAGAAAGAGGCATTTATCCTGAACATTGAAATGGGTTTTACGGCTGCCATCATTAGCGACATTGCGGGCGTGACTTTAGAAGCGACTAAGAGCCGTATTCGCTACGCTTACCAAAGTCTAAAGGATTGCGTCAGCGCGAAATGGCAGGAGGCGGGTCATGAGTAA
- a CDS encoding vWA domain-containing protein — protein sequence MKTKYFPKTVSVSDPTLYQQRGNGIPSVSNTAALLLVAVSLTACGGKGAEVEHRQAEQRHQEASQRQAEMRDAAKVEMARVAAPMQMSSNGAVMGMSIAPMPRDYAAIPLAQNKFEQQVQNGIMVAGEIPVSTFSIDVDTGSYATLRRMLREGRLPEKGTVRVEEMLNYFAYDYPLPAKNSAPFSVTTEFAPSPYNDDMMLLRIGLKGYDLPKSQLGASNLVFLLDVSGSMASVDKLPLLQTALKLLTAQLSAQDKVSIVVYAGAAGVVLDGASGNDTQTLTYALEQLSAGGSTNGGQGITQAYQLAKKHFIPNGINRVILATDGDFNVGVTDFDDLIALIEKEKEHGIGLTTLGFGLGNYNDQLMEQLADKGNGNYAYIDTLNEARKVLVDELSSTLFTIAKDVKVQVEFNPALVSEYRLIGYENRALAREDFNNDKVDAGEIGAGHTVTALYELRYVEAGNRMNDKLRYGVDAQTGQEKYSREEIAFLKLRYKLPAQTQSQLLSYPIRLDQSVKQLEQASDDFRFAAAVAGLGQLLNGSHYLHQFDYTKLSLLARSALGDDPFGYRHEFVRLIETAAAIEQSNQMPIKDTFDGSDKPFPPQDKLHGEPVRDKSNPRNERLQ from the coding sequence ATGAAAACAAAATATTTCCCCAAAACCGTTTCAGTTTCCGATCCAACTCTCTACCAGCAACGGGGAAACGGTATCCCATCGGTGAGCAATACGGCTGCTCTATTACTGGTCGCAGTGAGTTTAACGGCCTGTGGTGGTAAAGGCGCCGAAGTTGAACATCGACAAGCCGAGCAACGTCATCAAGAAGCGTCGCAGCGCCAAGCAGAAATGCGTGATGCCGCTAAGGTTGAGATGGCGAGAGTGGCGGCGCCGATGCAAATGTCTAGCAATGGGGCAGTGATGGGGATGAGCATAGCGCCAATGCCGCGTGACTATGCCGCGATTCCGTTAGCGCAAAATAAATTCGAGCAGCAAGTGCAAAATGGCATCATGGTGGCAGGGGAGATCCCGGTATCGACGTTTTCCATCGATGTCGATACTGGCAGTTATGCCACCTTAAGACGGATGTTGAGGGAAGGGCGATTACCCGAGAAAGGCACTGTCAGAGTTGAGGAAATGCTCAATTATTTTGCCTACGATTATCCCTTACCCGCTAAAAACTCGGCGCCGTTTAGTGTGACGACAGAGTTTGCGCCCTCACCCTATAATGATGACATGATGCTGCTGCGGATTGGCCTTAAAGGTTATGACTTACCTAAATCTCAGTTAGGCGCCAGCAACTTAGTCTTTTTGCTCGACGTGTCAGGCTCTATGGCGTCAGTGGATAAATTGCCTTTACTGCAAACGGCATTAAAGCTGCTAACAGCGCAGTTAAGCGCGCAGGATAAAGTCTCTATTGTGGTTTATGCTGGGGCCGCTGGTGTGGTGCTCGATGGCGCGTCGGGGAACGACACTCAAACCTTGACCTATGCGTTAGAACAATTAAGTGCCGGTGGTTCAACCAATGGTGGGCAAGGGATCACGCAAGCCTATCAATTGGCCAAAAAGCATTTTATCCCCAATGGCATAAATCGAGTCATCCTCGCGACCGATGGTGATTTCAATGTTGGCGTGACAGATTTTGATGATTTGATTGCCTTGATTGAAAAGGAAAAAGAGCATGGCATTGGGCTAACGACCTTAGGGTTTGGTTTGGGCAATTACAACGATCAACTGATGGAGCAATTGGCGGACAAGGGCAATGGCAACTATGCCTATATCGATACGCTGAATGAAGCGCGTAAAGTGCTGGTGGACGAGTTGAGTTCGACCTTATTCACTATCGCCAAAGATGTGAAAGTGCAGGTGGAGTTTAATCCGGCCTTAGTCTCGGAATACCGTTTGATTGGCTATGAGAATCGCGCCTTAGCACGGGAAGATTTTAATAACGATAAGGTGGATGCGGGCGAGATTGGCGCGGGTCATACAGTAACAGCCTTGTATGAGTTAAGGTACGTTGAAGCCGGGAATAGGATGAATGATAAACTCAGATATGGCGTTGATGCTCAAACGGGGCAAGAGAAATACAGCCGTGAAGAAATTGCTTTCCTTAAATTGAGATACAAGTTGCCAGCACAAACGCAGAGCCAATTACTGAGTTATCCCATCAGGTTAGATCAAAGCGTTAAACAGCTCGAGCAAGCAAGTGATGATTTTAGATTTGCCGCCGCGGTTGCAGGGCTAGGGCAATTACTGAATGGCAGTCACTATCTACATCAATTTGATTATACTAAGTTAAGCTTACTCGCACGTTCAGCATTAGGGGATGATCCCTTTGGTTATCGTCATGAGTTTGTGCGGTTAATCGAAACCGCAGCGGCGATAGAGCAATCTAATCAGATGCCAATTAAGGACACATTCGATGGCTCGGATAAACCTTTTCCTCCCCAAGATAAACTCCATGGCGAGCCAGTGAGAGATAAGAGCAATCCGCGTAATGAGAGATTACAATAG